cgcagcataaaatacaatttaatttcttaccaAACACCTTCCTATGCTATGTTTGTTTCACCACAAAAGCTAGCAAGCAGAAATAATCGCAGCCCATCTACCTGGTCGCACGCAACTCAAGTTAGAGATAAAAGAgtcttttgattttcaattaaacatCGAAGCAACAAAGCCCAATTTTACCAAATTTGGAACACCCAGCTCTTGAAATTAAAAGGGTACCAGACAAATGACAGGGGTTCTTTTTCCCCCAATGGAGCTAAACTCAAGAAAAGGGAAAGACAGGGTGAAAATGGCAGGAccaatataaattgaaattaaatcagGCACCGTTCCAACATGGAAAACACTAGAAAGTTCCTAAACACAGCATTCCCCTCAATTGTAGACCATGTACTTGGGCGTTGCGCTAAACTTCTGATAGCCCTTGATGACCTTGTTTACTGCATCAAGGAAGTCTTTCTCAGTCACTGTCTTCCTGCGTGCTCTAATGGCATACATCCCAGCCTCGGTGCAGACACTCCTAATGTCAGCTCCTGCGgaacaatccaaaataaaaaaattctaataaaatgAATGGTGAGACATCAAAAGTTGTGGACAGGCAAATACAAACTGCTGGGGTTGTATCATGCTCTCCAATAATCGCAAAATAAGAAAACGGGTTCTTGGAGCTCGCACAATTGTACAAGTTGAATCATGTGAACCGTATTTCTAACCTTAACATAACTCGACTTTCCCCGACACATTCACAACCTATATGACCATTTTTGGTTGCTTCTACAAGCAATGGGCACGGGTTTCACTCCCTAATTAAAGAAAAGACAGCTCCATCTTTATGACTTAGATCTTAATACCATGCCTGAAAGACATTGATTtgtttccccttttcttttcagtggATAGTTGAGAGGTTCATTTAGAGGGCCATAGTGCGTAAAATCAGTTCAGTGAAGTATCCATACCAGTTGAATTTGGACAAAGGCGTGCAAGCAGCTCAAAACGAATATCCCTTTCACAGTTCATAGTTCGTGTGTGGATCTTGAAAATCTGAGTCCTGCTCTCCAAATCAGGCAGCCCAAACTCAACCTTACGGTCTAATCTTCCTGGACGTAACAGAGCTGGGTCCAGCGTATCAGgtctgaaaaaaaatagaacaaagtAAGGTACCAGTGAAACACAAACTGTGAACTAGTACATTTGCTAGCAAATTGCAAGCCAACAAAATACAGATGAATCAGGACGTGGAAAAGGAGTCaacttgaaacaaatatttctTACTTGGGGATGGCAGTAGAAACAAACAAATTTATATACACATCAGTTAGGCAACCAATTTACCTGTTTGTCGCCATCAACACTTTGATGTTTCCTCGAGCATCAAAACCATCAAGCTGATTGACAATTTCAAGCATGGTACGCTGAACCTCATTATCTCCACCGACACCATCATCAAAACGTGCACCACCTATAGCGTCAACTTCATCAAAAAAGACGATGCAAGCTTTTTTTGACCGTGCCATCTGTAGCGAATCAAATGCTAGTTACACATGAGTAACGGATAAGTTCTATTAAATAATTACAAATTCAATAGGCAATGTTTGACCTGAAAAAGCTCCCGAACCATTCGTGCCCCCTCGCCGACATATTTTTGGACAAGTTCACTCCCAATAACACGAATGAAACATGCATCAGTTCTGTTGGCCACTGCTCTAGCCAAGAGAGTTTTGCCTGTTCCAGGAGGACCGTAGCACAAAACACCCTTAGGAGGATCAATTCCAAGCTTTACAAATTTCTCTGGGTGAAGCATGGGAAGCTCAACAACCTAAAAAGAAGGCAATATAATTTGAGacatcttagaaaaaaaaattaattgtgtaTATGCAAATAATATAATGTGTATGAATGAACGAagataaatatcataaatagtATACGCACTTCTCGCATCTTTTCTATCTGCTCCTTACATCCGCCAACATCGTTATATGTAACATCAGGCTTTTCTTCCACAGTCATCATCGTAACACTTGGATCAATCTTAGGAGGCAACGGAATCTGAATCTGATACTTGTTGCGATCAACACTGCAATGGCAGTAAGATTGTTATAACCATATCTATATCCCATAAAattgaacacacacacacacactcaaatataaaaatagaaagaatcTTATAAGAGGTCAAAGAGGGAAACATACCCCACTCGCATGCCTTCTTCTATATCTGTAGGGGAGACTTTGTCACCAAGTCCAACCACAAACTAAAATTACAACGCCAGTACAATGTTAGAATGGTTCATAAAAAAAGAGGTTATGgtgaaaaaaacatcaaagtaaCAGGTCTCTCTCTTCATGCTAGGTTGGCTGATGTTATTAAAAATGGGAAATGGTTTTGGCCTAGTGCTAGATCAGATGAACTGGTGGAGATTCAGGGAGCTATATGTGGCACTATGATTCCTGATACACTAAATCAGAACAGGGCAGTTTGGGAGCTCACCCCAGATGGAAATCTTTCTACTAGAAGTGGTCGGGACCATCTTAGGAGGAAAGATGCTCAAATTGAGTGCCATAAGCTGGTCTGGGGTTCCCCAAACGTTCCTAGAGATAGTTTAATTGTATGGCTTGCAGTATATAATAGACTCTCCAGAAGGGTTACGCAAGTTCTTATGGGAAGAGGCATTGATGCTGATTGTTTGCTCTGTGGATCTGCTGACAAAGATAGAGATCATTTATATTTTCCCAACCTTATTCCACTGAGATATGGCAAATAGCTCTACAGATTTGTGGTTATTCTAGGGCTGTTGGAGGATAGCAATTAGAGTTTGATCAGGCTAAAGGAAACCTGCAAAGGAGAACATTTCAGGCTATTCTTGGAAAAATAGCTTGGAAGCTTCTACCTATGGTATTTGCATGCAACAAAATCTGAGAATGCATGGTGATAGTGGAGTATCTCCTGGCAAGATTTTCTTACTGGGTTTATCACATGGTGAAGTCCAGTTGCCTAACTCTAGGATTTTGGAAGAGGCTCTACTGAATccaaaattcaaatatatttatagacaaTGGATGTTCTGAATCTTCTGATCTTTTTCTGTTAGTTTGTACTTCTATACAAGTTTGTAGTAGGGATTTATTTCCCTATAAGTTTAtttaatcaatgaaaaattatttattcatcaaAAATTATAATGGTCCACAAAACATATTAGTAGCATGTGTTGGTTAGAGTAACAAGCACACTAGCACAATTACCAATGCTCAATTTCAtacatcaatttttaaaaataagtagcCAAGACAAAATGTCAGCAGTTGAGGCACATCATTTGCGCCGATGTTAATGTAACAAGCATGAAGGTTAGAAATAAGGAGGCTGAAGAAAATGGTTTAAGACTACATTATAAAGAAACACACCTTGGCAATTTGCTTCACATTTATAACATACTTTGCATCCTCGGTATTAGGATTAATAATCTTTGTGCACCTTGCAACctgataaagaaaacaaatctgtCTAAGCCCATTCCTCAATATTCAAAAGTATATTACCAGTgatgttttgcttttaattgaaccaaaagaaaaaaaaatcctgaaatCAAACCTGCAGTGGTTGTTCTTCTTGCATCATCTGCTTATCAGACACAAGGTCCCACTGGCTTGGTGCAGCCAAACCAGTGTCAGATTCTTTAATGCCTGTGGATCAAACAAGCAACCTTTTAGAACAAGTTTATGTCCCAGGCTTACAAACAAAGAAATCCGAAACACCTAGAAATGATAAAGCGCAAGGTAATTACAGAAGAAGTTGCTCAACAAAGAGTTCGATGATAGAAACAAAACACGTGGAAAAAAGCAATAACACCTGCTCAAGAGCATATTTTCAATTAACAACCCTCCTAACACTTAGCCCCTATGTAAGATCATGTTCACATACCTAAACTGCCTATTTTGGggaaaacttcaaaaacattGGGTTAAAACATCTATTGAAAGAAcacccatctctctctctctctcttaattattattttgggtAATTCCAAAGCTCCTATGGTATCAAAAACTGATTCACCTAcaagagatatgattttttgaaaCTTTCAATCACTGGAAGCCTAGACTcagatccaaaaaaaattactaaaaagacAGCTTAAAATAGGTATTTAAATCAGAGAAGCGAAGGAAGATTGAAGATTATTACCTCGAAGATCATTAATCTTCTTAGCTAAATCCTtaatttccttctcttctttcttaatACTGTTCGAGTATGGACCCAAGCcctgcattaattaattaattaacccaTATTCAGAGCtgaattattaagaaaataaaaaagtaaatagaacaTACATAAGTTTTGAGGAGAGCAATGTCGTCTTCGTCGAGAGGAGGAGGATTCTTCTCGTCCTTCAATATCTCATCATCGTCAACTGCTGCCGGAGCCATTGATTAAAGAACCGATCGATTCAAGTCTTAAACCTAAATAGGCACTGAAGCCAAGCCAAGACTAAAGAAGAAGTAGCAAggggttttttattattattattctttatagATGGAGAACGGattagtttttggttttgatatAAATAGAGGGACCTGACCTTTCCAACAAGAAACGATgagaactttgttttttatttcatcccccTGGCGATTGCCCATATCTATTTCGTTCTTTCAAATGAAACGACATCGTGTGATTTATATgctgtttttgaattaaattctttttttccttttcttgttattattaacctctcatctataatttttttaaaaaaaatgataaaatacgtgtatatataattatatatatatagacgcACACACTTATTACTAATTTATCTAGAGTGATTTGgtaattaaaatagtatttgagtttttttttatagtaattgttttttaaaatatatttttacttgaaaatacattaaaataatattattttattttttaaaattaaattttaacacatcatattaaaacaatataaaattataaaaaaagttataaaaatatataaaaaaaaatattaaaaatactttttaaatgtaaaaataaacactttataaaaataactatacGAAATCTATATCTTTTACCAAAACTCCTCAAACATTATCTCTACAAGCatagtttaaaataatattatttatatcatatatGTAAATAACTGTTGTaactgaaaaaacaaactatttttttatttttataaaaaaatatagttaatttaattatatgatataaaaacatgatGAAATATAAAAGTAAAGATATAACAaagtaattttcaaattttttttaattgttttaatatttgttaattaCCATAATTACAACTcttttaaaacttcaaaaaatatataaaaaaatggatctaatgtattaatatttacatctctatatattataaaaacaagataTGTTTCTACTATCAAAGTTGCCATTATAGTATAAcaattgtaaattttattttccttctaaaGGAGTCCTTtacttaaataaaatcatatagaatcttaaattatgaatttgtaCCTAATGGtgtagaatataattttttttttcttgtcaacaaCCATACTTGGTCTTTTTTACAGTGAAGACTTAATTTCTAATcggatttttaatattatctaaatactttaaaagaaattgggttaattatagtatttttattgtttgtacgAATAACTAACCaggtttatatatttatttaatcattttgataATAGATTTATGTTTTCGAATCGGTTGATTGGAAtgtgtatataaatataaaaagcatATCATatgttgtttaaattttttcgaAACTTAACAAGGAACAAATAACATGCCATTCATCCccttaataaaaagtaaataaaacaagGCCACAAGCACAGGCTCGGCCTCCAGGCCTTTGCACGACTAGcctgctatttttattttttttttataacccgaggtgtccgggccagcttacgcgcaccacaactaatccccgaatccactgaacaccctgcaagcccagtagacATGTAAGACACCACGGGGATGACAGGCGTGCACGCTAGGGCTCGAACCCAGGTGACAGAAGCAAGGAAACCTTGCCTCTGCCGCTGGGCTACAAGCCCTGGTGCCGACTAGCCTGCTATTGATGAGCTAGGTGCTAGGCGTgactttttttgaattttttttttattatattttttttgcactttgaaaaaatttgaccaaaatcatttattattcaGTTTTTACACagtcttaaaatacataattatttaaattttaataatcttggttttaattatgatgttttatgatatgaaaataataatactaataataatttgttcatGAAAGTTAAACtcaaattgtatttttgtttttagaatttaaaaatatattttgaatatgattttatcacatttataattttttttaactttcaataatacataaaatattaacatatttttttttgttagcttgATCTAgcaatcataaaatattttttaatataaataatgattCTAATTAAAAACCATGAGTTCACtgggataaataaaaaaacattaaaaaaattatcttaataaaaaatataagcaacTATATTTTCTGAGTTTATAGCAATATCAAGGAATTCTATGagatctaaatatttttttatatttaaaaaaataataatctctcAGCGGCATAAAACTGAGATGCCAACTAGTACTTTCTATattagcttatatatatatatatatatatatatatatatatatatatatatatatatatataaaatcttaatcaaattaaaaatgaaaaataaatttattatatatgccAATAActcaagattttaatttaaaatatttc
The Populus nigra chromosome 3, ddPopNigr1.1, whole genome shotgun sequence genome window above contains:
- the LOC133689777 gene encoding 26S proteasome regulatory subunit 7, with the protein product MAPAAVDDDEILKDEKNPPPLDEDDIALLKTYGLGPYSNSIKKEEKEIKDLAKKINDLRGIKESDTGLAAPSQWDLVSDKQMMQEEQPLQVARCTKIINPNTEDAKYVINVKQIAKFVVGLGDKVSPTDIEEGMRVGVDRNKYQIQIPLPPKIDPSVTMMTVEEKPDVTYNDVGGCKEQIEKMREVVELPMLHPEKFVKLGIDPPKGVLCYGPPGTGKTLLARAVANRTDACFIRVIGSELVQKYVGEGARMVRELFQMARSKKACIVFFDEVDAIGGARFDDGVGGDNEVQRTMLEIVNQLDGFDARGNIKVLMATNRPDTLDPALLRPGRLDRKVEFGLPDLESRTQIFKIHTRTMNCERDIRFELLARLCPNSTGADIRSVCTEAGMYAIRARRKTVTEKDFLDAVNKVIKGYQKFSATPKYMVYN